The Cucumis melo cultivar AY chromosome 5, USDA_Cmelo_AY_1.0, whole genome shotgun sequence genome has a segment encoding these proteins:
- the LOC127149353 gene encoding uncharacterized protein LOC127149353 translates to MCLTSLGFAVFCGMYNSLYTRLASSSHESFKQSRQIQVQKSVVRRLHAIFRSKVAGSPGGGVTLKFTVPRQVHLGIAPFTRVDLLSVDSIEGHNQVSGNVTASCSLCAIGSKELVVEGR, encoded by the exons atgtgtttgactagcctaggattcgctgtgttttgtggcatgtacaatagtttatatactagattggcaagttcatcacatgaaagttttaagcagagtcgacagatacaggtacagaaaagcgttgttcgtcggcttcacgccatctttcgatctaaggtagcaggtagtccgggagggggtgtgacactcaagttcacggtcccacggcaagttcatttgggaatagctccctttactcgg gtggatctgttgagcgtggactcgatcgaggggcataaccaagtatcag gtaacgtgaccgctagttgtagcttgtgtgccatcgggagTAAGGAGTTGGtcgtggaaggacggtga